One window of Trifolium pratense cultivar HEN17-A07 linkage group LG5, ARS_RC_1.1, whole genome shotgun sequence genomic DNA carries:
- the LOC123884107 gene encoding uncharacterized protein LOC123884107, producing the protein MPSGAKKRKAAKKKKEIQSTNPSSNNNPQQQQQGENELKSIDEKGSDGGEGDSPAYRNHDDHNQFNEGSEEVEEIEQSAAVAKSSEEVRNDDKIDDKVEGGKEGVVEIEWDMKSEESCENKDVSVVQIESAKESDYRNGNSVGSNDVTETGAAKNLKDESSYNNSVKDTDAFDEVVDSVKESVNSVTESSADSVNAVTSVSERQSGDTGSVTLEKSLDSRVVETDLAGKRSEDKVNVLPDEDVRTSSLVDEPETREFDSTISSAVSQSPNGVEHVKDSNAAECSGNQPPVASAPLRVHKTSWLSCCGLLDVLSGSNR; encoded by the exons atGCCTTCAGGTGCAAAGAAGAGAAAAGCcgccaagaaaaagaaagaaattcaaTCCACTAATCCTTCTTCCAACAACAAccctcaacaacaacaacaag GGGAGAATGAGTTGAAGTCCATAGATGAGAAAGGAAGTGATGGTGGAGAGGGTGATTCGCCTGCGTATCGTAATCATGATGATCATAATCAATTCAATGAAGGTAGTGAAGAGGTGGAGGAGATTGAACAATCAGCTGCTGTTGCTAAGTCCTCGGAAGAAGTACGTAATGACGATAAGATCGATGATAAAGTCGAGGGAGGAAAGGAAGGCGTTGTTGAGATAGAGTGGGATATGAAATCTGAGGAGAGTTGTGAGAACAAAGATGTGAGTGTTGTGCAAATTGAGTCTGCCAAGGAATCAGATTATAGGAATGGGAATTCCGTTGGTTCAAATGATGTAACTGAAACCGGTGCTGCGAAGAACTTAAAGGACGAGTCGTCCTATAATAATTCTGTAAAAGACACAGATGCATTTGATGAGGTCGTTGATTCGGTAAAGGAGAGTGTTAATTCAGTTACAGAATCTTCTGCGGATTCGGTTAATGCTGTGACATCTGTCTCTGAGAGGCAAAGTGGAGATACTGGAAGTGTTACACTAGAGAAATCATTGGACTCTCGAGTAGTGGAAACTGATCTTGCTGGCAAGAGAAGCGAGGATAAAGTAAATGTCTTACCTGATGAGGATGTTAGGACATCAAGTTTAGTGGACGAACCTGAGACAAGGGAATTTGACAGTACAATATCATCGGCAGTGTCTCAAAGTCCTAATGGTGTAGAACACGTGAAAGATTCCAATGCTGCAGAATGCTCTGGAAATCAG CCTCCAGTAGCATCTGCTCCACTTAGAGTGCATAAGACATCTTGGTTGAGTTGCTGTGGCCTATTGGATGTTCTGTCAGGCTCTAACAGATAA